A stretch of DNA from Paenibacillus sp. FSL W8-0186:
AAGCCCCAGCCTCCAGCCAGCCACAAAAATGGCCAGAAGAATCAATATTCCGGACACCAGGCCCTCGACGAAATAAACTTGCCCAACGCCATTAATTAAGCCAGTGAGCCATTCGATCGTTCCTGCTTTAAGGTCTGGCTGCAGGCTAACGATATCCTGGGGTTGTATCTTCGCATTAAGATGGACCACGTTTAGATGAAAAGCAGCGAGCAGCCACATCCAGGTGAGGACAATATAGGGAAAAGTAAGCACGGGCAGCCCAAAATGCCTCATCACATGCATAGCTGCGGCTGTGGCAAGCGCCGCCACGGCTGCCCCCGCAAGCGCGAACGCCCATTTTGCGCTGCCATCCAGATATAGTGAGAACGCCAGCCCGGCTAACACTGAATTGTATCCAAACAATCCTTGAGCGGCCGTTGCCCTGTTCTTCCCTCCGCTGTACCCGATCCAAGTCCCTATCACCGAACAAGCCAGCGCGATCAGTCCCAACGGATAACTGGAAATGACAATAGCTGCTAGAACGATCAGTCCGGTAGCCGCGTTCTCGATTAACAAGACTTGAGATATTCCCCTGAAAACCGCCAGGACAAATAACTTGAAGTGACCATCTGGCTGGGCCTTTCGCTCAGTATTTTGCATGCTGTCCCCTCTATTTCAGTATTAATAGGACTAGTATGTACTTTGTCATATTTTTACATACTCACTTTGCTCCTTGCTTGATTTGAGGCTTATCTTGCTCAAAATAAAAAAGACACCCTTTAGGGTGTCTTTTTCTATATTGCCTATTTACTTGAGGAAGCCCTGTAAATTTTCTTGGTGATTAATCCTCACGGCATTCCGGATCATAATCGCTTAGCTTTCCTTCGTAGATCAGCTGCAATCGGTCGCTCTGCCGAAAATCGTCCGGTGTTACGAGCGCCGGCAGCTTGTTCCACAGCTTAATGCCGGATCTGTCTAGAATTTCCGCAACAAATTGCGAGCAGAAATAAGAGTTGCTGAATTCTACAGGCTCCTTTAGCGCGATGCCGACCACGCCCAGAATGTTATATAAATACTTATTGCGGCTGCGGATGAAAATATGCAGGACCCGCTTCATTTTCTCGACTTCACGCTCGGATACCTTGAGCTCATAAAGAACGCACGTCGTATTTGGATACTTGCTGAACGTGCCCGTCTTGATATCCTCCTTCACGAATCCCCCGTTGAGCGGATTATTCGGGCTCTTCCGCCCAAAGCTGTACAGCTCGGACAGCTCCCGGTTGAAGGATATAGATGCATGATTGTATGGGGCTCTCGTATACCCCTTGATCATCCTCGTAAAAAGCGTCCCGGTATTCGTAAGCAAAATAAAAACCGAACGATCATCTGCCATTTACGAAATTCCCCTTATCAAAAATGAGTTGTTCCTTCATAATAACATATGATCGCCCCCTGGTGGGTCTTACGTCATGACAAGATGGATGGTGAAGGGCAATGAACAGCTCGCTCATAACTTTAACCCTGATTTTTACTGCATTATTAGTCATTCAGGTTATCTATTATATCCTGAACAAAATACAGCCGGACAAAGATTACGGCGCCATCGGCTCCAAAATCAAAACCTGGTGGGGCATGTTCGTTATTTTTTGTCTGGCCACTCTATTTAATCCGGTCGTTTCGCTGCTGTCCCTCATGGTGCTTACCTTCTTCGCGCTGAAGGAGTATTTCTCCATGATCCGCTCCAGAAAAGCCGACCGCCGATTGTATCTTTGGGCTTACTTGTCCATCCCGGTACAGTTTTACTGGATCTACATCGAGTGGTATGGGATGTTCATTATCTTTATCCCGATCTATGTGTTCCTATTCCTGCCGCTCCCGCGGCTGATCAACAAAGGAACAGTCGGCTTCCTGCGCAGCGTCAGCTCCACCCAATGGGGTCTCATGCTGATGGTATTCGGGCTTAGCCACCTGGCCTATTTCCAGTTTGCCACGCCGGAGTATGGCGCAGGGCTTGTGTTGTTCCTGGTCGTGCTGACCCAGTTGAATGACGTGGCCCATCATGTGGCATCGCTGTATTTCGGCAAACGCAAAGTCGTTCCGACGGCCAATCCCTACCTGACCTGGGAAGGGTTTGCCTTCGCATTTCTGGTGACGACCGCAGCAGCCTATTTGATCCACCCCTACCTGACGCCGCTCGGCCCTGTGTTCGGAGTGTTCTCCGGCATGCTGATCAGCTTGAGCGGGTTCTTCGGCAGCTTAACGGTTTCGGTGCTGAAGCGGGATTTGCTCATCGGCGACGACAACAAGTTCGATGCGCTTAAAGAAAGCTACCTCAGCCGGGTTGATAGTCTAGCTTATACTTCACCGGTGATTTTCCACGTGATTCGTTACTTTTTTGATTTCATGTAGCCTGTTAAATATTCAATCTTACTTTGAATGCCGAGGAGTTGTTTGCTGTGGAATTCTATATCGTTGATGTATTTGCAGAACAAAAATATCAAGGCAACCCGCTCGCCGTACTGCTGCCGGACCGGGAACTGACCACGGAGGAGATGCAGCAGATCGCCAAAGAGATCAACTTCTCGGAAACGACCTTCATTATGTCAGGCAAACAGAGGGACGGGGGATACCCTGTGCGCATTTTTACCCCGGATGTGGAAATACCCTTTGCGGGACATCCTTCGCTTGGAACGGCCTTTGTCATTCATCACCGCCTTGATCCGGATAAGAGCAGGCATATTCTCCTGAATCTTGGCGTGGGCCAAATTCCCGTCTCCTTTGCCGAAGGATCAGACAACGAGTTATGGATGAAGCAGCAGCAGCCTATATTCGGGGAGGCTATCGCTCCTTCCGTGATCGCAGAGATACTCCAAATTTCTGTCGAGGACATCCAGACCGCCTACCCCATCCACGTATCCTCAACAGGGCTTCCATCCGTCATTGTCCCTTTAAAGACCCTGGATGCTGTGCGAAAATGCGAGGTTGACCCTAGGAAATATAAGGCCTTCCTCGAAAATATAGCGGATGCGAATCTGCTCGTGTTCTCCGAGGAGACCCTTCATGAGCAAAATGATTTGCATGTGCGGGTATTCGTCAATGACACGGGGTATTATGAAGATCCCGCTACCGGCAGTGCCAATGGGAATCTGGCAGGTTACCTGTTAAAGCACGAATGTTTGCAAAAGAGCGTAATTCAGCTTCGTATCGAGCAGGGGTACGCCGCGGGGCGTCCTTCCCTTCTGCACATAGATGCCTCTAAGAATGGTGATGCTTACGACATCAATATCGGCGGGCGGGTATTCTTTGTCGCCAAAGGCGAATGGCTGTAGCACCTCCGCCGCGAAGTGCGGCTATAGCAGGAAATGGAGGAGCCATGATCAAGCAAAGGAGGGTGATCTCGTGACCGAAGAAATTTATCCATCCGATAAGCAGCTGGCAGCAAGCGCAGCTGAAGGTGATTTTGAAGCATTCCGGGCGATTGTGGGCCGC
This window harbors:
- a CDS encoding urea transporter, coding for MQNTERKAQPDGHFKLFVLAVFRGISQVLLIENAATGLIVLAAIVISSYPLGLIALACSVIGTWIGYSGGKNRATAAQGLFGYNSVLAGLAFSLYLDGSAKWAFALAGAAVAALATAAAMHVMRHFGLPVLTFPYIVLTWMWLLAAFHLNVVHLNAKIQPQDIVSLQPDLKAGTIEWLTGLINGVGQVYFVEGLVSGILILLAIFVAGWRLGLYAIAGTVIGGITAYGLGAEITMLNSGLYGFNAVLAVLAVSFAYRHAGGNNFPAGLLAAILTVPVAAGIETWLNPYGLPALTMPFVLVTWVMIAGRQLLNKP
- a CDS encoding phosphatidate cytidylyltransferase, with the protein product MNSSLITLTLIFTALLVIQVIYYILNKIQPDKDYGAIGSKIKTWWGMFVIFCLATLFNPVVSLLSLMVLTFFALKEYFSMIRSRKADRRLYLWAYLSIPVQFYWIYIEWYGMFIIFIPIYVFLFLPLPRLINKGTVGFLRSVSSTQWGLMLMVFGLSHLAYFQFATPEYGAGLVLFLVVLTQLNDVAHHVASLYFGKRKVVPTANPYLTWEGFAFAFLVTTAAAYLIHPYLTPLGPVFGVFSGMLISLSGFFGSLTVSVLKRDLLIGDDNKFDALKESYLSRVDSLAYTSPVIFHVIRYFFDFM
- a CDS encoding PhzF family phenazine biosynthesis protein, with translation MEFYIVDVFAEQKYQGNPLAVLLPDRELTTEEMQQIAKEINFSETTFIMSGKQRDGGYPVRIFTPDVEIPFAGHPSLGTAFVIHHRLDPDKSRHILLNLGVGQIPVSFAEGSDNELWMKQQQPIFGEAIAPSVIAEILQISVEDIQTAYPIHVSSTGLPSVIVPLKTLDAVRKCEVDPRKYKAFLENIADANLLVFSEETLHEQNDLHVRVFVNDTGYYEDPATGSANGNLAGYLLKHECLQKSVIQLRIEQGYAAGRPSLLHIDASKNGDAYDINIGGRVFFVAKGEWL